One genomic segment of Ictalurus punctatus breed USDA103 chromosome 12, Coco_2.0, whole genome shotgun sequence includes these proteins:
- the cnot3b gene encoding CCR4-NOT transcription complex subunit 3b isoform X2, which produces MADKRKLQGEIDRCLKKVTEGVEQFEDIWQKLHNAANANQKEKYEADLKKEIKKLQRLRDQIKTWVASNEIKDKRQLVDNRKLIETQMERFKIVERETKTKAYSKEGLGLAQKVDPAQKEKEEVGQWLTTTIDTLNMQVDQFESEVESLSVQTRKKKGDKEKQDRIDELKRLIERHRYHIRMLETILRMLDNDSVQVDSIRKIKDDVEYYIDSSQDPDFEENEFLYDDLDLEDISQPLVATSPPTHTEDEIFQHSSPTPTSTTSSSPIPPSPATCTTNSEDDKKRGRSTDSEFSQSPVKNGNPSSLSSSSSSSSCSGSSSTLVVSLATMASSSISAVGGSSLLSNIGGHVQNSCSYSSAIQQQMQSKNAINSQSSISASATPSNILLPNPTSTSSPSNISSPSNQAQPPLTPSPASSLSHALSLGLAKSSAPTTSSIGQIPGLGLSGMPASRNSMSGPLQSSTPAPYAQAAASGTANATVNANVTNSSGVQPAGTNGNNASTGLLGSAPGTTGISSAILGLGTTQTAVQPSSLVTPSPVGGGLVQASSVGVIGSNSGNSTSGNATAVGSSGLPRPPSGQKQNGGTTYSAIVADSTSDSALNSASQLQNNQPSSLNSTTNLPKDSGSSLLGSMTLPTSSPSPSYSESNPSGGSLLNGPHSYTQAADAIKPQEPLSSLKSMAERAAQGSGLEGELSALHLTGVNKVGDWNTGVCNGSDIFPSSTAPSGPPTAPQSSLSEVNIPPSLGVCPLGSVPISKEQHYQHIMQEAAWTHMPHPSDSERIRYTFIWSSQIHMANCSRLVSPTIMLQYLMRNPCPTLPFHHQVPPPHTDCVDFYQRLSTETLFFIFYYLEGTKAQYLAAKALKKQSWRFHTKYMMWFQRHEEPKTITDEFEQGTYIYFDYEKWGQRKKEGFTFEYRSSIKK; this is translated from the exons CAAATGGAGCGCTTTAAAATTGTGGAGCGAGAGACAAAAACGAAAGCGTACTCCAAAGAGGGACTCGGCCTTGCTCAGAAAGTAGACCCTgcacaaaaagagaaagaggaggtTGGACAGTGGCTAACG ACAACGATAGACACGTTAAACATGCAGGTGGACCAGTTTGAAAGTGAGGTGGAATCACTTTCAGTCCAGACACGGAAAAAGAAAGGAGACAAAGAG AAGCAGGATCGGATAGACGAGCTGAAAAGGTTGATTGAGAGGCACCGCTACCACATTCGTATGCTGGAGACCATTTTGCGAATGCTAGATAACGACTCGGTACAGGTGGATTCCATCCGCAAAATCAAGGACGACGTGGAGTACTACATTGATTCTTCTCAGGATCCTGACTTTGAGGAGAATGAATTCCTCTACGATGATCTGGACCTGGAGGATATAT CCCAGCCATTGGTCGCCACATCTCCTCCAACTCACACGGAGGATGAAATCTTCCAGCACTCCAGTCCCACACCGACATCCACCACTTCATCTTCCCCAATTCCTCCATCCCCAGCTACTTGCACTACA AATTCTGAAGATGATAAGAAGCGAGGTCGTTCCACAGATAGTGAATTCAGTCAG TCTCCAGTAAAGAATGGCAATCCATCATCTCTTTCCTCATCCTCGTCATCCTCGTCATGTTCGGGATCCTCTTCTACCTTAGTGGTGTCTTTGGCGACCATGGCAAGCAGCAGCATCTCGGCAGTCGGGGGCAGCAGCCTCCTGAGCAATATAGGAGGCCATGTACAAAACTCATGCAGCTACAGTTCCGCCATCCAGCAGCAAATGCAGTCCAAAAATGCCATCAACTCCCAATCCAGCATCTCTGCCTCAGCAACTCCCTCAAATATCCTCTTACCCAACCCTACATCAACCTCTTCTCCTTCTAATATCAGTTCACCAAGCAACCAGGCCCAGCCTCCGCTCACTCCAAGTCCAGCTTCCAGCCTGAGCCATGCTCTTAGCCTGGGCCTAGCCAAGAGTAGTGCGCCAACCACCAGTAGCATTGGCCAGATTCCTGGCCTTGGCCTTTCAGGGATGCCAGCATCCAGGAACAGCATGTCAGGGCCCCTGCAAAGTTCCACCCCAGCACCATACGCCCAGGCCGCTGCATCCGGTACTGCCAATGCCACAGTTAATGCCAATGTCACAAACTCCAGTGGAGTACAACCAGCTGGCACAAATGGAAACAATGCTTCAACAGGTCTCTTGGGGTCAGCACCAGGCACTACAGGGATCAGCAGTGCAATCTTAGGTCTGGGAACCACACAGACTGCAGTGCAGCCCTCGTCCTTGGTGACGCCCAGCCCTGTTGGAGGAGGACTGGTGCAGGCGAGCAGCGTGGGCGTTATTGGGAGTAACAGTGGAAACTCTACATCAGGAAATGCAACAGCTGTGGGCAGTTCTGGGCTTCCAAGGCCACCTAGTGGGCAGAAACAGAATGGAGGCACAA CCTACAGTGCCATAGTAGCAGATAGCACATCTGATTCTGCCCTCAACAGTGCCAGCCAGTTACAAAATAACCAACCCTCATCCTTAAATTCCACAACCAATCTGCC TAAGGACAGTGGGTCCAGCCTTCTGGGGTCTATGACTCTTCCTACCAGTTCACCATCGCCCTCGTATAGTGAGAGTAATCCGAGTGGGGGCAGCTTGTTGAATGGACCTCACTCCTACACACAAGCGGCTGATGCCATCAAG ccTCAGGAACCGCTCAGTTCTCTAAAATCGATGGCAGAGAGAGCGGCTCAGGGCTCAGGTTTAGAGGGAGAACTCTCTGCGCTACATCTCACTGGAG TAAACAAAGTTGGAGATTGGAATACAGGAGTGTGCAATGGTTCAG ATATCTTCCCTAGTTCCACTGCTCCGTCAGGTCCCCCTACAGCCCCCCAGTCTTCTCTTTCAGAGGTTAACATTCCTCCATCACTGGGTGTCTGTCCTCTGGGTTCTGTCCCCATCTCCAAAGAGCAGCACTACCAGCACATTATGCAAGAGGCAGCCTGGACACACATGCCCCACCCGTCAGACTCCGAGAGGATCAGGTATACATTCATCTGGTCTTCACAGATACACATGGCAAACTGCTCCAGGCTTGTGTCTCCAACGATAATGCT GCAGTACCTGATGAGGAATCCCTGTCCTACCTTGCCTTTCCATCACCAGGTGccaccaccacacacagacTGTGTGGACTTCTACCAGAGGCTGTCTACAGAGACTCTCTTCTTCATTTTCTACTACCTTGAG GGCACAAAGGCTCAGTATTTGGCAGCCAAAGCTTTGAAAAAGCAGTCGTGGAGGTTCCACACAAAGTACATGATGTGGTTCCAGAGGCACGAGGAGCCTAAGACCATCACTGATGAGTTTGAGCAG GGGACATACATCTACTTTGACTACGAGAAGTGGGGCcagaggaagaaagaaggaTTCACGTTTGAGTACAG GAGCAGCATAAAAAAATGA
- the cnot3b gene encoding CCR4-NOT transcription complex subunit 3b isoform X4, with product MADKRKLQGEIDRCLKKVTEGVEQFEDIWQKLHNAANANQKEKYEADLKKEIKKLQRLRDQIKTWVASNEIKDKRQLVDNRKLIETQMERFKIVERETKTKAYSKEGLGLAQKVDPAQKEKEEVGQWLTTTIDTLNMQVDQFESEVESLSVQTRKKKGDKEKQDRIDELKRLIERHRYHIRMLETILRMLDNDSVQVDSIRKIKDDVEYYIDSSQDPDFEENEFLYDDLDLEDISQPLVATSPPTHTEDEIFQHSSPTPTSTTSSSPIPPSPATCTTNSEDDKKRGRSTDSEFSQSPVKNGNPSSLSSSSSSSSCSGSSSTLVVSLATMASSSISAVGGSSLLSNIGGHVQNSCSYSSAIQQQMQSKNAINSQSSISASATPSNILLPNPTSTSSPSNISSPSNQAQPPLTPSPASSLSHALSLGLAKSSAPTTSSIGQIPGLGLSGMPASRNSMSGPLQSSTPAPYAQAAASGTANATVNANVTNSSGVQPAGTNGNNASTGLLGSAPGTTGISSAILGLGTTQTAVQPSSLVTPSPVGGGLVQASSVGVIGSNSGNSTSGNATAVGSSGLPRPPSGQKQNGGTTYSAIVADSTSDSALNSASQLQNNQPSSLNSTTNLPKDSGSSLLGSMTLPTSSPSPSYSESNPSGGSLLNGPHSYTQAADAIKPQEPLSSLKSMAERAAQGSGLEGELSALHLTGVNKVGDWNTGVCNGSDIFPSSTAPSGPPTAPQSSLSEVNIPPSLGVCPLGSVPISKEQHYQHIMQEAAWTHMPHPSDSERIRQYLMRNPCPTLPFHHQVPPPHTDCVDFYQRLSTETLFFIFYYLEGTKAQYLAAKALKKQSWRFHTKYMMWFQRHEEPKTITDEFEQGTYIYFDYEKWGQRKKEGFTFEYRYLEDRDLQ from the exons CAAATGGAGCGCTTTAAAATTGTGGAGCGAGAGACAAAAACGAAAGCGTACTCCAAAGAGGGACTCGGCCTTGCTCAGAAAGTAGACCCTgcacaaaaagagaaagaggaggtTGGACAGTGGCTAACG ACAACGATAGACACGTTAAACATGCAGGTGGACCAGTTTGAAAGTGAGGTGGAATCACTTTCAGTCCAGACACGGAAAAAGAAAGGAGACAAAGAG AAGCAGGATCGGATAGACGAGCTGAAAAGGTTGATTGAGAGGCACCGCTACCACATTCGTATGCTGGAGACCATTTTGCGAATGCTAGATAACGACTCGGTACAGGTGGATTCCATCCGCAAAATCAAGGACGACGTGGAGTACTACATTGATTCTTCTCAGGATCCTGACTTTGAGGAGAATGAATTCCTCTACGATGATCTGGACCTGGAGGATATAT CCCAGCCATTGGTCGCCACATCTCCTCCAACTCACACGGAGGATGAAATCTTCCAGCACTCCAGTCCCACACCGACATCCACCACTTCATCTTCCCCAATTCCTCCATCCCCAGCTACTTGCACTACA AATTCTGAAGATGATAAGAAGCGAGGTCGTTCCACAGATAGTGAATTCAGTCAG TCTCCAGTAAAGAATGGCAATCCATCATCTCTTTCCTCATCCTCGTCATCCTCGTCATGTTCGGGATCCTCTTCTACCTTAGTGGTGTCTTTGGCGACCATGGCAAGCAGCAGCATCTCGGCAGTCGGGGGCAGCAGCCTCCTGAGCAATATAGGAGGCCATGTACAAAACTCATGCAGCTACAGTTCCGCCATCCAGCAGCAAATGCAGTCCAAAAATGCCATCAACTCCCAATCCAGCATCTCTGCCTCAGCAACTCCCTCAAATATCCTCTTACCCAACCCTACATCAACCTCTTCTCCTTCTAATATCAGTTCACCAAGCAACCAGGCCCAGCCTCCGCTCACTCCAAGTCCAGCTTCCAGCCTGAGCCATGCTCTTAGCCTGGGCCTAGCCAAGAGTAGTGCGCCAACCACCAGTAGCATTGGCCAGATTCCTGGCCTTGGCCTTTCAGGGATGCCAGCATCCAGGAACAGCATGTCAGGGCCCCTGCAAAGTTCCACCCCAGCACCATACGCCCAGGCCGCTGCATCCGGTACTGCCAATGCCACAGTTAATGCCAATGTCACAAACTCCAGTGGAGTACAACCAGCTGGCACAAATGGAAACAATGCTTCAACAGGTCTCTTGGGGTCAGCACCAGGCACTACAGGGATCAGCAGTGCAATCTTAGGTCTGGGAACCACACAGACTGCAGTGCAGCCCTCGTCCTTGGTGACGCCCAGCCCTGTTGGAGGAGGACTGGTGCAGGCGAGCAGCGTGGGCGTTATTGGGAGTAACAGTGGAAACTCTACATCAGGAAATGCAACAGCTGTGGGCAGTTCTGGGCTTCCAAGGCCACCTAGTGGGCAGAAACAGAATGGAGGCACAA CCTACAGTGCCATAGTAGCAGATAGCACATCTGATTCTGCCCTCAACAGTGCCAGCCAGTTACAAAATAACCAACCCTCATCCTTAAATTCCACAACCAATCTGCC TAAGGACAGTGGGTCCAGCCTTCTGGGGTCTATGACTCTTCCTACCAGTTCACCATCGCCCTCGTATAGTGAGAGTAATCCGAGTGGGGGCAGCTTGTTGAATGGACCTCACTCCTACACACAAGCGGCTGATGCCATCAAG ccTCAGGAACCGCTCAGTTCTCTAAAATCGATGGCAGAGAGAGCGGCTCAGGGCTCAGGTTTAGAGGGAGAACTCTCTGCGCTACATCTCACTGGAG TAAACAAAGTTGGAGATTGGAATACAGGAGTGTGCAATGGTTCAG ATATCTTCCCTAGTTCCACTGCTCCGTCAGGTCCCCCTACAGCCCCCCAGTCTTCTCTTTCAGAGGTTAACATTCCTCCATCACTGGGTGTCTGTCCTCTGGGTTCTGTCCCCATCTCCAAAGAGCAGCACTACCAGCACATTATGCAAGAGGCAGCCTGGACACACATGCCCCACCCGTCAGACTCCGAGAGGATCAG GCAGTACCTGATGAGGAATCCCTGTCCTACCTTGCCTTTCCATCACCAGGTGccaccaccacacacagacTGTGTGGACTTCTACCAGAGGCTGTCTACAGAGACTCTCTTCTTCATTTTCTACTACCTTGAG GGCACAAAGGCTCAGTATTTGGCAGCCAAAGCTTTGAAAAAGCAGTCGTGGAGGTTCCACACAAAGTACATGATGTGGTTCCAGAGGCACGAGGAGCCTAAGACCATCACTGATGAGTTTGAGCAG GGGACATACATCTACTTTGACTACGAGAAGTGGGGCcagaggaagaaagaaggaTTCACGTTTGAGTACAGGTATCTTGAGGACCGGGACCTCCAGTGA
- the cnot3b gene encoding CCR4-NOT transcription complex subunit 3b isoform X1 → MADKRKLQGEIDRCLKKVTEGVEQFEDIWQKLHNAANANQKEKYEADLKKEIKKLQRLRDQIKTWVASNEIKDKRQLVDNRKLIETQMERFKIVERETKTKAYSKEGLGLAQKVDPAQKEKEEVGQWLTTTIDTLNMQVDQFESEVESLSVQTRKKKGDKEKQDRIDELKRLIERHRYHIRMLETILRMLDNDSVQVDSIRKIKDDVEYYIDSSQDPDFEENEFLYDDLDLEDISQPLVATSPPTHTEDEIFQHSSPTPTSTTSSSPIPPSPATCTTNSEDDKKRGRSTDSEFSQSPVKNGNPSSLSSSSSSSSCSGSSSTLVVSLATMASSSISAVGGSSLLSNIGGHVQNSCSYSSAIQQQMQSKNAINSQSSISASATPSNILLPNPTSTSSPSNISSPSNQAQPPLTPSPASSLSHALSLGLAKSSAPTTSSIGQIPGLGLSGMPASRNSMSGPLQSSTPAPYAQAAASGTANATVNANVTNSSGVQPAGTNGNNASTGLLGSAPGTTGISSAILGLGTTQTAVQPSSLVTPSPVGGGLVQASSVGVIGSNSGNSTSGNATAVGSSGLPRPPSGQKQNGGTTYSAIVADSTSDSALNSASQLQNNQPSSLNSTTNLPKDSGSSLLGSMTLPTSSPSPSYSESNPSGGSLLNGPHSYTQAADAIKPQEPLSSLKSMAERAAQGSGLEGELSALHLTGVNKVGDWNTGVCNGSDIFPSSTAPSGPPTAPQSSLSEVNIPPSLGVCPLGSVPISKEQHYQHIMQEAAWTHMPHPSDSERIRYTFIWSSQIHMANCSRLVSPTIMLQYLMRNPCPTLPFHHQVPPPHTDCVDFYQRLSTETLFFIFYYLEGTKAQYLAAKALKKQSWRFHTKYMMWFQRHEEPKTITDEFEQGTYIYFDYEKWGQRKKEGFTFEYRYLEDRDLQ, encoded by the exons CAAATGGAGCGCTTTAAAATTGTGGAGCGAGAGACAAAAACGAAAGCGTACTCCAAAGAGGGACTCGGCCTTGCTCAGAAAGTAGACCCTgcacaaaaagagaaagaggaggtTGGACAGTGGCTAACG ACAACGATAGACACGTTAAACATGCAGGTGGACCAGTTTGAAAGTGAGGTGGAATCACTTTCAGTCCAGACACGGAAAAAGAAAGGAGACAAAGAG AAGCAGGATCGGATAGACGAGCTGAAAAGGTTGATTGAGAGGCACCGCTACCACATTCGTATGCTGGAGACCATTTTGCGAATGCTAGATAACGACTCGGTACAGGTGGATTCCATCCGCAAAATCAAGGACGACGTGGAGTACTACATTGATTCTTCTCAGGATCCTGACTTTGAGGAGAATGAATTCCTCTACGATGATCTGGACCTGGAGGATATAT CCCAGCCATTGGTCGCCACATCTCCTCCAACTCACACGGAGGATGAAATCTTCCAGCACTCCAGTCCCACACCGACATCCACCACTTCATCTTCCCCAATTCCTCCATCCCCAGCTACTTGCACTACA AATTCTGAAGATGATAAGAAGCGAGGTCGTTCCACAGATAGTGAATTCAGTCAG TCTCCAGTAAAGAATGGCAATCCATCATCTCTTTCCTCATCCTCGTCATCCTCGTCATGTTCGGGATCCTCTTCTACCTTAGTGGTGTCTTTGGCGACCATGGCAAGCAGCAGCATCTCGGCAGTCGGGGGCAGCAGCCTCCTGAGCAATATAGGAGGCCATGTACAAAACTCATGCAGCTACAGTTCCGCCATCCAGCAGCAAATGCAGTCCAAAAATGCCATCAACTCCCAATCCAGCATCTCTGCCTCAGCAACTCCCTCAAATATCCTCTTACCCAACCCTACATCAACCTCTTCTCCTTCTAATATCAGTTCACCAAGCAACCAGGCCCAGCCTCCGCTCACTCCAAGTCCAGCTTCCAGCCTGAGCCATGCTCTTAGCCTGGGCCTAGCCAAGAGTAGTGCGCCAACCACCAGTAGCATTGGCCAGATTCCTGGCCTTGGCCTTTCAGGGATGCCAGCATCCAGGAACAGCATGTCAGGGCCCCTGCAAAGTTCCACCCCAGCACCATACGCCCAGGCCGCTGCATCCGGTACTGCCAATGCCACAGTTAATGCCAATGTCACAAACTCCAGTGGAGTACAACCAGCTGGCACAAATGGAAACAATGCTTCAACAGGTCTCTTGGGGTCAGCACCAGGCACTACAGGGATCAGCAGTGCAATCTTAGGTCTGGGAACCACACAGACTGCAGTGCAGCCCTCGTCCTTGGTGACGCCCAGCCCTGTTGGAGGAGGACTGGTGCAGGCGAGCAGCGTGGGCGTTATTGGGAGTAACAGTGGAAACTCTACATCAGGAAATGCAACAGCTGTGGGCAGTTCTGGGCTTCCAAGGCCACCTAGTGGGCAGAAACAGAATGGAGGCACAA CCTACAGTGCCATAGTAGCAGATAGCACATCTGATTCTGCCCTCAACAGTGCCAGCCAGTTACAAAATAACCAACCCTCATCCTTAAATTCCACAACCAATCTGCC TAAGGACAGTGGGTCCAGCCTTCTGGGGTCTATGACTCTTCCTACCAGTTCACCATCGCCCTCGTATAGTGAGAGTAATCCGAGTGGGGGCAGCTTGTTGAATGGACCTCACTCCTACACACAAGCGGCTGATGCCATCAAG ccTCAGGAACCGCTCAGTTCTCTAAAATCGATGGCAGAGAGAGCGGCTCAGGGCTCAGGTTTAGAGGGAGAACTCTCTGCGCTACATCTCACTGGAG TAAACAAAGTTGGAGATTGGAATACAGGAGTGTGCAATGGTTCAG ATATCTTCCCTAGTTCCACTGCTCCGTCAGGTCCCCCTACAGCCCCCCAGTCTTCTCTTTCAGAGGTTAACATTCCTCCATCACTGGGTGTCTGTCCTCTGGGTTCTGTCCCCATCTCCAAAGAGCAGCACTACCAGCACATTATGCAAGAGGCAGCCTGGACACACATGCCCCACCCGTCAGACTCCGAGAGGATCAGGTATACATTCATCTGGTCTTCACAGATACACATGGCAAACTGCTCCAGGCTTGTGTCTCCAACGATAATGCT GCAGTACCTGATGAGGAATCCCTGTCCTACCTTGCCTTTCCATCACCAGGTGccaccaccacacacagacTGTGTGGACTTCTACCAGAGGCTGTCTACAGAGACTCTCTTCTTCATTTTCTACTACCTTGAG GGCACAAAGGCTCAGTATTTGGCAGCCAAAGCTTTGAAAAAGCAGTCGTGGAGGTTCCACACAAAGTACATGATGTGGTTCCAGAGGCACGAGGAGCCTAAGACCATCACTGATGAGTTTGAGCAG GGGACATACATCTACTTTGACTACGAGAAGTGGGGCcagaggaagaaagaaggaTTCACGTTTGAGTACAGGTATCTTGAGGACCGGGACCTCCAGTGA
- the cnot3b gene encoding CCR4-NOT transcription complex subunit 3b isoform X3, whose translation MADKRKLQGEIDRCLKKVTEGVEQFEDIWQKLHNAANANQKEKYEADLKKEIKKLQRLRDQIKTWVASNEIKDKRQLVDNRKLIETQMERFKIVERETKTKAYSKEGLGLAQKVDPAQKEKEEVGQWLTTTIDTLNMQVDQFESEVESLSVQTRKKKGDKEKQDRIDELKRLIERHRYHIRMLETILRMLDNDSVQVDSIRKIKDDVEYYIDSSQDPDFEENEFLYDDLDLEDISQPLVATSPPTHTEDEIFQHSSPTPTSTTSSSPIPPSPATCTTNSEDDKKRGRSTDSEFSQSPVKNGNPSSLSSSSSSSSCSGSSSTLVVSLATMASSSISAVGGSSLLSNIGGHVQNSCSYSSAIQQQMQSKNAINSQSSISASATPSNILLPNPTSTSSPSNISSPSNQAQPPLTPSPASSLSHALSLGLAKSSAPTTSSIGQIPGLGLSGMPASRNSMSGPLQSSTPAPYAQAAASGTANATVNANVTNSSGVQPAGTNGNNASTGLLGSAPGTTGISSAILGLGTTQTAVQPSSLVTPSPVGGGLVQASSVGVIGSNSGNSTSGNATAVGSSGLPRPPSGQKQNGGTTYSAIVADSTSDSALNSASQLQNNQPSSLNSTTNLPKDSGSSLLGSMTLPTSSPSPSYSESNPSGGSLLNGPHSYTQAADAIKPQEPLSSLKSMAERAAQGSGLEGELSALHLTGDIFPSSTAPSGPPTAPQSSLSEVNIPPSLGVCPLGSVPISKEQHYQHIMQEAAWTHMPHPSDSERIRYTFIWSSQIHMANCSRLVSPTIMLQYLMRNPCPTLPFHHQVPPPHTDCVDFYQRLSTETLFFIFYYLEGTKAQYLAAKALKKQSWRFHTKYMMWFQRHEEPKTITDEFEQGTYIYFDYEKWGQRKKEGFTFEYRYLEDRDLQ comes from the exons CAAATGGAGCGCTTTAAAATTGTGGAGCGAGAGACAAAAACGAAAGCGTACTCCAAAGAGGGACTCGGCCTTGCTCAGAAAGTAGACCCTgcacaaaaagagaaagaggaggtTGGACAGTGGCTAACG ACAACGATAGACACGTTAAACATGCAGGTGGACCAGTTTGAAAGTGAGGTGGAATCACTTTCAGTCCAGACACGGAAAAAGAAAGGAGACAAAGAG AAGCAGGATCGGATAGACGAGCTGAAAAGGTTGATTGAGAGGCACCGCTACCACATTCGTATGCTGGAGACCATTTTGCGAATGCTAGATAACGACTCGGTACAGGTGGATTCCATCCGCAAAATCAAGGACGACGTGGAGTACTACATTGATTCTTCTCAGGATCCTGACTTTGAGGAGAATGAATTCCTCTACGATGATCTGGACCTGGAGGATATAT CCCAGCCATTGGTCGCCACATCTCCTCCAACTCACACGGAGGATGAAATCTTCCAGCACTCCAGTCCCACACCGACATCCACCACTTCATCTTCCCCAATTCCTCCATCCCCAGCTACTTGCACTACA AATTCTGAAGATGATAAGAAGCGAGGTCGTTCCACAGATAGTGAATTCAGTCAG TCTCCAGTAAAGAATGGCAATCCATCATCTCTTTCCTCATCCTCGTCATCCTCGTCATGTTCGGGATCCTCTTCTACCTTAGTGGTGTCTTTGGCGACCATGGCAAGCAGCAGCATCTCGGCAGTCGGGGGCAGCAGCCTCCTGAGCAATATAGGAGGCCATGTACAAAACTCATGCAGCTACAGTTCCGCCATCCAGCAGCAAATGCAGTCCAAAAATGCCATCAACTCCCAATCCAGCATCTCTGCCTCAGCAACTCCCTCAAATATCCTCTTACCCAACCCTACATCAACCTCTTCTCCTTCTAATATCAGTTCACCAAGCAACCAGGCCCAGCCTCCGCTCACTCCAAGTCCAGCTTCCAGCCTGAGCCATGCTCTTAGCCTGGGCCTAGCCAAGAGTAGTGCGCCAACCACCAGTAGCATTGGCCAGATTCCTGGCCTTGGCCTTTCAGGGATGCCAGCATCCAGGAACAGCATGTCAGGGCCCCTGCAAAGTTCCACCCCAGCACCATACGCCCAGGCCGCTGCATCCGGTACTGCCAATGCCACAGTTAATGCCAATGTCACAAACTCCAGTGGAGTACAACCAGCTGGCACAAATGGAAACAATGCTTCAACAGGTCTCTTGGGGTCAGCACCAGGCACTACAGGGATCAGCAGTGCAATCTTAGGTCTGGGAACCACACAGACTGCAGTGCAGCCCTCGTCCTTGGTGACGCCCAGCCCTGTTGGAGGAGGACTGGTGCAGGCGAGCAGCGTGGGCGTTATTGGGAGTAACAGTGGAAACTCTACATCAGGAAATGCAACAGCTGTGGGCAGTTCTGGGCTTCCAAGGCCACCTAGTGGGCAGAAACAGAATGGAGGCACAA CCTACAGTGCCATAGTAGCAGATAGCACATCTGATTCTGCCCTCAACAGTGCCAGCCAGTTACAAAATAACCAACCCTCATCCTTAAATTCCACAACCAATCTGCC TAAGGACAGTGGGTCCAGCCTTCTGGGGTCTATGACTCTTCCTACCAGTTCACCATCGCCCTCGTATAGTGAGAGTAATCCGAGTGGGGGCAGCTTGTTGAATGGACCTCACTCCTACACACAAGCGGCTGATGCCATCAAG ccTCAGGAACCGCTCAGTTCTCTAAAATCGATGGCAGAGAGAGCGGCTCAGGGCTCAGGTTTAGAGGGAGAACTCTCTGCGCTACATCTCACTGGAG ATATCTTCCCTAGTTCCACTGCTCCGTCAGGTCCCCCTACAGCCCCCCAGTCTTCTCTTTCAGAGGTTAACATTCCTCCATCACTGGGTGTCTGTCCTCTGGGTTCTGTCCCCATCTCCAAAGAGCAGCACTACCAGCACATTATGCAAGAGGCAGCCTGGACACACATGCCCCACCCGTCAGACTCCGAGAGGATCAGGTATACATTCATCTGGTCTTCACAGATACACATGGCAAACTGCTCCAGGCTTGTGTCTCCAACGATAATGCT GCAGTACCTGATGAGGAATCCCTGTCCTACCTTGCCTTTCCATCACCAGGTGccaccaccacacacagacTGTGTGGACTTCTACCAGAGGCTGTCTACAGAGACTCTCTTCTTCATTTTCTACTACCTTGAG GGCACAAAGGCTCAGTATTTGGCAGCCAAAGCTTTGAAAAAGCAGTCGTGGAGGTTCCACACAAAGTACATGATGTGGTTCCAGAGGCACGAGGAGCCTAAGACCATCACTGATGAGTTTGAGCAG GGGACATACATCTACTTTGACTACGAGAAGTGGGGCcagaggaagaaagaaggaTTCACGTTTGAGTACAGGTATCTTGAGGACCGGGACCTCCAGTGA